In the genome of Cynocephalus volans isolate mCynVol1 chromosome 10, mCynVol1.pri, whole genome shotgun sequence, the window aatggaaaaactTACTGAGAGTATTGTTTAAGGTACTTAGTATTTTTGGAATTGCATCcttaaacagaaaaattttagtTTAATGTGGTGTTAGTGACAGGGTGTGCAGTTTACATTGGAAATCGTCTACATTTTCTAGGACCTACTCCCTTCTAGGAAATTGTTGCTCCCCATATCATTTCTAGTTCACAGGTATCTATTTCTAGCAAACACACTTGAGCTTTCTGAGAAACAGAGATTTTGCAACAGCTTGTAACATGGAACAAAAAACTGCAGAATTCAGCAACTTTTTAAGCAACTTTTTTGTGAttattgccatttttttcttgtaactttattttgatataatttcacaCTTATACAAAAGTttcaagaatagtacaaagaattcccatatacTCCTCACCTAGATtccccaaatattatcattttaccacatttgttttgttttatccttctatgcatatgtgtatatgtgtatacatatacacatatgcatacatatatacatgtacatacaaaattttttttgaacCATTTGAGTGTTACAGACATTATTTCCTTTTACCCCTTTAACCCCTGCAGTGTATATTTTCCGAAATCAAGGACAGTACCTTACATAAGTGTACTAGAATTATCAAAAATAGGAAATTAACATTAATATGATAATATCTCTACTTagtttccttaaatctggaacatttcctcagtctttcttAGTCTTTCATGATGTTgccatttttgaagagtacaggatagttattttgtagaatgtatCAATCAGGTTTATCTGATGTTTCCTTAGGATTAGAgtcaggttatgcatttttggcaggacCATCAAAGTGGCATTGTGTCtgtccttctcagtgcatcagATCAGGAGGTACATGATATTTATATCTTTGTTTCCTTACTTGAGATGTTAACTTTGGTCACATGTATAAAGTGGTGTCTACTGGTTTTTTTCCTGGTGAAgtgtttcctttgtaattaataagtatcttTTGAGGAGatactttgaaattattttaatatctcaTCTTTCATCAAGCTTTCACATTCAGTTTTGGCATCCATTGATTCTTGCCTGCAACAATTAACTGTGATGTTTGCcaagtgatttttcttatttcttcatgcCTCCTTCATTTATTACTTGGCATTCTACTGTAATAAAGggctttcctttctcccccatttaaaaaatttatttatttatctgttcatttatttacatcattGTGGGCTCATGGATTCTAAGATTGATTAGTAGGATATAAccctttattatcattatttgtttTGGTACCAAATTCTGCTGTGCTTTTTATAAGGTCACTGTCAGGTTTATTCAGTTTATTTAAGGGTTCTGAAAATATGGAATATGAGCATTAACTAAAATTAGTGATGGtgatttaatttaacatttttctacTTATGGGTAAAATGTTACAGAGGCtttaatcaagttttttttttttttaatctcggGTATGAAATCTACACATATTTTGAAGTTTGTAGATGTAAAACCTAGAATTCCAAGCCagttctagttttttttttttttttttttttaaaaagatgaccggtaaggggaccttaacccttgacttggtgttgtcagcaccacgctcagccagtgagcaaaccggccatctctatatgggatccgaacccggggccttggtgttctcagcaccgcactctcccgagtgagccacgggccggcccaggttCTAGTTTTTAAACGTATGTATTTCACAGAAGAATAAGAACGCTGCTCAAAATAGAATCCTGCGGACTTagttttaaaatctataatttttaattatgtttttaattttaaggggCTGGTGTCTCTTAATTATGGTTAGAAGGAAAGCACAAACTCTCATTGGAAGTGAGCTGGAAATAaagattgttttatttctaatgtgtttttcttttctttacaggAGGAGAACTATTTATGCAGTTAGAAAGAGAGGGAATATTTATGGAAGACACAGCCTGGTAAGTGAAATTTTTGTAGTTGCATGGATTCAGGTAATGATTTAtgtaattaaaagcaaaatctcATTCCCATTGTGGGCAGCCAAATGATTCAATAAATTGATCTGGAGCCAGTCAGTCACTCAGGAATTCAAGGGGGAGAAGCAGCTTTGGTACTGGGCAGCTGTTGGAGGTCACATCATTCCTTTGCCCCCAGGCCTTGGGTGGACCGCTCTTCACACCAGTTCCTAACAGAACCATTCTCATTGCGGCTTTCTTTCCTTGAATTGGTAAGCTGCCTTCCTTGGCTGTGGGTGAGTGTGGTTTCCCAGTGAAACTTTATGTGTGGAACAATGGAAAGTATCAGAAATCATCTCCTCTTTTTTTACACTTTCCAGTTTCCAAGGTGCAGCCTTAGGGAGGTGAAAAGCCTGCATATATCATCTGTGGATTGATTGTATAGCTAGGATGGGATCTGCCTTCCTATTTCTTAAGATGGGGGGGCTTCCttttgctggcactttcttctttttactggggtttttcttcttgtgagtttcttattatttttctcgttttttttttttttcctctttgttggtGTTTTCTTTGGGGAAcgaaggcccagggggtgagtgtggagggcaggctggcagaatgGGTGGCACACCAGCCTGATGAAGCAAGCCTGCAGCTCAGCtcgaagtgtgcacctgcccagagcacaggggcatgaGCCATGTAAGGAGtagctgcaggagggacaggctgccaccttcctctctaccccacccccataaaaccaaacccctgggctgcagccactcacttgttgTGGCAGGAACTTGGGTGTTTTGAGctgtttcaaatttaaaaatacacgtTTTTTTGTGAAGCAACAGTATTGAGTAACAATAAATCAGTTTATCCTACACATTAATTGAATAGAAAACAACACTTAAATGTTTTTTCTACCTTAATTACCAAAGTGCATTCCATTGTTTAATTTCAGGCCTTTTCTAACACAGAAGCTGCATTTAAGAGCCTCAGGGATGAAGTGCCCTTTTTTGGAGGAGGCTCTCTGAGCCTTGTTGGAGGCTGTGTTTGTGGTGGTGCTGGCTTTGAAACTGCCTCAGTCCTCTAGGACACACCCTCTCCATCCTGGAGTAATCTGCAGGATTGCAACATTGTTATGCAGCCAATATTGCAGTGCCTTGTGCTTTTCGAATCCAGACAGGGTTGATTCAGCCCTTTATTCTTTTGAGGCAGATAAATTTGAGTGTCACACAGTTTATAGTTGTGGGTTGGCTGGCAAGAGGGAGGGCAGATACTGTGGGCATAACATGTCTGTAAATATGCAGCTGTAGTAAGTAAGGGATGAGTGGGTTTCTAAGGGTCAGGTTTTAAGGTATCTTTTGAAATCAAGACTTGATCTGTGAGAATAACAAAGCTCCTTTTTCCTGTGGGATTTTAAAGTTGGGGGTGGATGGGAGAAATCTGCTTTGATCTGAATGACTATTGGCTCAATGCCTACACAGACTGAACAAAACTTGACCAGTGACAGATTAGCATATTCTTGACATCTTTGCAATTTTAGCAATATGTTCTAAtggtgaaataaaacattttatagtttcactgaAACAAGTGAAACACAAATATCCAATGCCTTATGGCAGCATCCTATGCCATTTCTTTTCCCCatatctcccctctccccactaaTTTGGTCTTTGGTGCATGGCTGTTTCTTTCAGGGAATTTTTCTCCATACATAAACTGTTTTGGGTAGATTACacttcttaattttattaaatcactTTTGTTTCCAGCTTTTACTTGGCAGAAATCTCCATGGCTTTGGGGCATTTACATCAAAAGGGGATCATCTACAGAGACCTGAAGCCGGAGAATATCATGCTTAATCACCAAGGTGGAGCTATACCGTAAACAATTCTATAGTAAATAATCATCTCTAAATCCTCCCACACAGCTCATGGCCATTTTCAAAGCCCCATAGTCATCTCTGTATTTTATACATTTCCTTGCTCAGAATTTATGGCATCTTAATACTTGTTGATGTTTGGTATTTAGGTACTTACAGTTGATAAGATTAGAGGGAGTTGGGGATAATAGCCACTCAACTGCCTTTTTTTGGTTTAATTCTTACTCTTTATagcttttcattatttaaaaaaaaaaaaatcgttacAAGAAGTGTTGTGAGCCAAAAGCCAGTCCAAACATTAATTTTGGTTTGTTCCTTAAATTGAAAAgtgactcttcaataaattgaGTTTTAATGATGGAAATAGAGAAATATTACAAGCAGTACTTTTTATGAAAAGTTTTACAAAtgctggaaaaaagaaaggattggACTTGAACCAAAATATTTGATGTAGCCTCGCAAATAAGATGTTTAGTAGTAGGCATGTTTATTCTTGCTATTGCTTGCAACAACAAGCATAAACATCAGAGAGACTAATATTTTGTACAGATATAGGTATAGCAAAGTGAGCCTTGACTACAACTGCATGCTGTTACAGACAGCTTAATTTATGCTAGAGTAATGCAGGCTGGGTAGATTTGGCAATTGACACACCCAGAAGGAGCAACCAGCCAATTCAGGTTTCTAGGGGGCTGGTAACAGCTGCAGATCCTTAGATGTCTATAAAATGGTCTATGAGGTAGTTAACTGTTTCAAACTCTTAGACAGAAAATGGTGTATAGACAACTGAGGCCAATATAAATGTTCCAAattgtgctttttttcccctttccttttttaaaattttatttttatttatttatttttgtgaccggccgcaccacgctcatccagtgagcaccccggccatccctatataggatccgaacctgtgctcccagcgctgctgtgctcccagcgctgcactcaccccagtgcgccacggggtcggcccttttttttttttttttaaaggggaattGATGTACTTAACCATGTACATCACGGGAATCAGtgtctcttctttcctcccatcATCACCTCCCCCCCTTTAAACCTGGATTCTGATTCTAAATTCTAAGGCACAGGATAGAATAGGGGAGTGATAGAATAGTTAACTTCTTTGATCCATAAGCTTGAGTGTATTAGGTGGTTCTGGGCATAATTCTTATGTATCAGAGactagtatatatgtatatttgaatCAATAAGccattgccttttcttttctctgaaatgaGCCTTGAATAGTAGGGCCCCTGGAGTTGTTGAACCATTGGTTACCTAATGACAGTTCAGTAAAGCTAAACTTGAACTGGAATGATCTTTGTGTAAAGTGTGAGTTTTTCACTTTCTGTATCAGAGATGATTGTCCTATACTATATAGCAATTTCACTTCTTTCCCCTAACTGGTAGCATTGGCAGAATAAGTTAACTTGTTATAGTGACTTTCTGAGACCATTTTAAGAACTCCCAAGTCACAGTTCACTATGATAAAGGCTAAATATTTGAAGTATAGTGGCACACCTTTGTTTAAAAGGTACAAAATATGTTTATTAGGGTCTACGTACTTAAACCAGACTTTATAAAGAAGTCTTCCTGGGACTTCTCTTTCTTGGGATGATAGGGGATTCTGTGTATAGGTAAACCTAGAGCCTTAGACaagctgtttcatttttttctctatctttattttttctttactagaTAGATTATATCATTGGCGAAAGGTGACTCCACCCTAGCCTTAAAAGAGTTAGcgttccattttatggatgacaCCTTGTTAGTTCTCAACATCTTCAAGAAAGTTTAAGGcaagaaaatttaaatgtaaggATAGATTATTATCTTATGGGATATGTTCAAACACTGCACATACTTAGAATTCTCAGAATAATCATGCTGTAATCTTTCATTGTAGGTCATGTGAAACTAACAGACTTTGGACTATGCAAAGAATCTATTCATGATGGAACAGTCACACACACATTTTGCGGAACAATAGAATACATGTGAGCTGCGTgttaaaagaaatataactgGTTTAGGGGTAATACCTAACTTTTACCTGGTTTAAGTAATAGTGTCTAATTTTTCTGTATGATTACTGGCTctgtatattgtttttaaaattctaattcagATGATATGTAAATAGATGAAtttttaggcattttatttttctcattgtagGGCCCCTGAAATCTTGATGAGAAGTGGCCACAATCGTGCTGTGGATTGGTGGAGTTTGGGAGCATTAATGTATGACATGCTGACTGGAGCAGTAGGTGCACAGTTAAAAGCTGCATGTATTATGGCCTGTGCTTTTTGAAAATGTGATCAATGGAGTTATTTTCAAAGTCCAGAGATTTGTTATCAGCAGTTTAACACTAATAATGCCTTATGATTATATAAGATcccatacttttaaaaacatttttttaaatgatctgtGTTATGGCAGTTCTATGAAATATATGTAGAATAGATAATGcccttattttataaatggagaaatTGAAGCATAAAATCATGCATCTCACCAATTATCAAACAGTAAGTTAATGGAAATCCAAGCTTTCTTCCAGGACATTGCTACTTTCTCTGTCCCTTGCTTAAAAACTACAGGTCTTTAGCAATCAGCTCATTTCACAGCatacatttctgattttcatgcATAACTGACTAATTCAGGAACTGGATATTgttatttgaaatttgttttttaaatgctaatttaTCTCTCTTCTACTTTTAGCCCCCTTTCACtggagagaatagaaagaaaacaattgacAAAATCCTCAAATGTAAACTCAATCTGCCTCCCTACCTCACACAAGAAGCCAGAGATCTGCTTAAAAAGGTAGGATTCTTAAATAGACACTCACACTACAAGCCTAAACAATTAGAATATAAGTAGATAGAATTATATgtgtattttgaataaaaaatcaCACACAGAGATTGAACAAAAAAAGCTTGCATTGTTGAAGGCAAAGAACAAATTTgtttaaagattttcttcttattctcaAACAacagtaattaataaattaatttggaagaaaaataaataatatttcctttAGGCAAAGTAGACAagcaaattcttaaaaaaaaaaaaaaaaaaaaaaaatcagttggacTAAGTAAGGTCTTCATTGgtgtttttttccctccctaAAGCTGCTGAAAAGAAATGCTGCTTCTCGTCTTGGAGCTGGTCCTGGGGATGCTGGAGAAGTTCAGGTAGGGAAATGGCATGTTTGATGTATGGGGGAAGATAATGcaaattttatgtgtttgtgATGGATGTATGTAGTTGCTTACAAGTTTAGCTTATTTTGTGATTTGTAAGTTCAAAAAGGTAGTTAACTTGTCAATCTGGTTAAGTCTATACCCCTCggcttttctctctgctccttttGTTCTAGGCTCATCCATTCTTCAGACACATTAACTGGGAAGAACTTCTGGCTCGGAAGGTAGAGCCTCCCTTTAAACCTCTGTTGGTATGTATACATGAAAGCATATTAATTTGAGAGACCAGGTACttttttagaataagaaaaaatctcAGAGCAgtcagaaatatatttattaacagTTCAAAGAAGTTTGATCTATCCTCTTTTCTCTTCAGAATCTTTGTTATCTACTGTCTCTTCAGGAACCAATGCCAGTGGCAACTGATGACTTATTAGCTATTTTTAAGTTGGTTACCTAAGACAATTAAATATTTCAAGtagttgggatttttttttttggctttgttttgttttgcttaattccattttaaatttgattttctggGAATTTTTTTGTCAACATATAGAATACACGTGTAAGATATGTGTCTTAGTTTGCTAGgcttgccataacaaagtactgtaAACTGGgtacaaacagaaatttattgtctcattgaTCTGGAAGCTagatgtccaagatcaagttggcaggattggttccttctgagaaCTGTGAGAGAGACTAtattccatgcctctctcctagtttctggtggcTTGTTGGCAATCTTTATCATTCATTGGCTTTTAGGTATATTATCTggaatctctgccttcatgttcacATGGTGTTTTACCTGTGTGCACATCTGTGGTcatatttcccctttttataaggaaaacCATAAAGAGCGTTTAGGGTCCCTCCTTACTCAAGTATGACGtcattttaactaattatatctatGATGACcctttccaaatgaggtcacgtTCTGAGGATCTAGGGGTTAGaatgtcaacatatgaatttggagtgggggggaacacaattcaccCATAATAATATGTTTATGAGTGAATGAGTTAGTGTGTTAGTTCTTGTCTTTCTCCCACCTTGGTTCTGAGAAAAtagtttcttttctcatttcttgggatgtaggtggaggaggaggaggagaataaTGATTATTATCTGATCATGGAGCACAGGTGACCtgatttaaaatgtcaatatatATGTACGATTGTAAGGATAATTAACTGTCATATACCTACTGCCCAGCTTTGAAAATGATcagattcttttttaaacataaatatcaCCACCATGCCATCATCACACCTAAAAAATTGACAATTCCcccagttgtttcttttttttcctgtttgtttcaaTAAGGATTCAGTCAAGGATTATACATAGTTTGGTTACTATCTCTTGGTCTCTTTTCATTTGCAGATATCCCCTCTCAAAACTGGGCCATTTGTCCTGTAGAATTCCTCACACTTTGATATTGTTGATTTTATCTCCATGGTGTTACTGATCATGTTTGTCTGTTCCCTGTATTTCCAAAAACTGGTAGTTAGGTTTAGGTGCTTGATCTGATACATACAATACTTTGATCAGGAGGTATAATgtgtaatttaatttcttttagtgaCGTTAGTGGTCATTGATCATTGCTTATGTCAGTAGTTCTCAGCCAGGGgcaatttggcaatgtctggagacattttggttgtcacaactagtGGGTAGTGGCCAGCACAGGACaacccctacaacaaagaatagGCCCAAAATGttggtagtgctgaggctgagacaCTCTGGCCTGAGTTCCATGATTTCGTTAGGGGTTTGCAAAATGGTCTTATTCTAACTGATAttcctactttttctttattaGCTGGAATTCTTCCATAAAGAGACACTCTTTCATCAATTGTTTGGTTACCCAAGGTACAGTTCATACaggaaaggcaggataaatgTTTGATTCTTtcccagttttcaaaataatgaattagTTCCCTAGCATGTTCCAAAATTGACCAATAAattttgtggtttcttttttagtatcattatgaactcatgcattttaacatatttgtgttttaatccattgcatttctttttattgatgctCAATTTTTCCCACCTTTGGACACTGGGTGCATCTTCATGTTGGTTTTTCAGTCCTTTTGACATGACCACATAGGCTGATGTTGCACCAGAAAGCAAAACAAGGAAACTGATGTTCTTTTCTTACCTTGCACATTTCCTACTCCATACTTGgaaccagccatttctccaaggagtgcTGATTCCTTCTAGGGGGAAATAGAATTTAGAGATCACAATCTGGGCTTTAAGAGTGCTCAGTGTTACTGGGTTGATCATTGTTACTATGTTTCGAACTTTTTATTCAgaagtatattttccaaataaggtcaatGTGGTAAGCTTTTATTATTAAGTCAGATTTTCTAAGCTGGtattttttcccctatatttgGCTTTAGAATCTAACTAGATTGGGTAAGGAAGAAGGAATTAAGGAAATAAATCTGGTGGTTAGAACTTAGATGATACTATTCTTTTGCAAGAAATATACTCATGTAGAGGAGAATATTATTTTTGCTCCCTGAGAAATCTAAtggagtgaaataagccatgggAAAAAACTTATACTGGAGCATCTTATATGTGTGATATGTGTTTTAACTCTGCTTCAGTAGTTTTTCAGGTTTATTACAAACCTGCAGCAGCCCACTGAGCAAATGATCTCTAAACAGGGATTTAGCCAGTGGACAAGGCATATTAAAGCTTTGTGAGACAGGAAAATTGATATTCAGGTTTTTAATAGGAATGATAACTGTATACTAAAACCTATTTTAATGCATGTTTAAAATTTGAAGAAGTAATTTGACTCTTGATACTTTCCACCTGCATTTTCTCTTCAGTGTGCTTGTTAAACTATTCTGATATTTATTACAGTCAACTCCTGCAAAAACAGCTCTACCTAGAGCTTGCAATGTGTTTGACTGTTGTGTATTATATAGACTAGTTATGATTTTctaatcatttcatttttataaagcaaTCTGAAGAGGATGTGAGTCAGTTTGATTCAAAGTTTACACGTCAGACACCTGTTGACAGCCCAGATGACTCAACTCTCAGTGAAAGTGCCAACCAGGTCTTTCTGGTAAGTGAAAGAATTTCCATGTAGTCATGGGAAATTTAAGAATGAGGATAGGCTTCTCAGTGAGACAATTCAGTTTGTTCGCTTTGCTGTTCATGTAGGTAACCTGGCTGACTTTTTTTAAGCCACCCCTTTATAAATTATTGGTACTTACAAAATTGATTTTCATAATTCAACATTTCATTTTAGCAATTAGAGTGGTAATATATGATTCTTTGGTATGTATGATTCCTTTTTTTGGTTGGGCCACTGACTTAAAGTGATGTTTAGCTTAGTATCTCAACCAAAAACCACACAGCCATAGCAGTGGGAGAAGAGCTCACTATTTCATTCCAGAAACAGCTATAGACTTTTGGTACTCTCCACATAAGTCTGTAGGGGATTTTGaatattaattgtaaatatttgatCAAAATATATTAGTCCATAtgtgttagaaaataaattaattctcattgtagaagtATCTGTATGGATTACTGAGTTTGTCTCCTCAGATAGAAAAGGAAAGCTTTTACATATCGCCCAACAAAAATGATAGATTTATATCAGATGACCATCATTGCATACTGTTTTACCTAAATATCATATAtgcttatgtttattttattagtataCTTATGTGCCACATGAACATCCAcctcattttgtttcctttgtcctttttttttttggattgccTCTAGAGAGAATGGAATATTTGGgagggtttttctttcttttttcacttcttAGCTTTCATTAGAATGAGTAACTAAAATAATGtatgctgaaagagaaaaaaggtattgAAGTACAACAGGGATCGTCTACAACAGCATTTGAAAACAAGCTcaaggaatagagaaaaaaacaaaagtgaggCTATCACCAAAAAGCTTGCTTGTTACTTTAGGTTTTGTGAGAGACTGCAGGTCATATATGTGTGGTGTCACCAATAATATGACCACAtctaacattttcaaaaatgaaattatataccTATATAGaatgtataaaacaaatatttcaccTATCCCGTAATTTCTAAAGCATGCTTATCACATATTGACTGAAATgtatataaacattattttatgatAGGCAAGAACATCTACATTATCCCAactatacaaaaagaaaacaggtgCAAAATAGTGTTAAGGGACTTCTGTGTGTgggtgcgtgtgcatgtgtgcgcacaTACTTATGTCTCTAATTGCCATTTCATCCTTTTGGCTGAACTTTATTCATACATTACCTGCCCTTCTTATATTCTCCTCTGTTATGAAAGCAATCACTATCCAGTCACTCAAGCCAAACCTTCTCTTTCACCAGCCCCACACCTGTAGGCatcaagtgttttgtttttttgtttttgttttttggatggCTGGCtttacagggattcaaacccttgacctttgtgttatcagcatcatgctctcccaagtgagcttaaCCGACCAGCTAGTTATCAAGTGTTAACAAGACATCTTCCTAAACTTCTCTGGAATTGATCTCTTCTCCATTAGAGTCACTTTTTGCAAATCCATTTCTTCATAAGTCTGGCATGTGAGACTTTAATAGCTCTGCCatagttttctcttcttcagtCAGTAGTGACAGCTAGAGTAGTCaaagtcatagagacagaaagaatggtGATTGCCAAGGGCTTGCCTGCTGAATCAAGAAAATtagttttgatttcattttctagCCTGCATTGAATGTAATCCACATCATTGTCAGttttctggaatattttcttcttaaacaaAGATGCTTTTTGCTTCAGTTTCAGCTACATAGTTTCTGCAGCCTGCCCATGGTTCTTTCCAAACACCAACACCCTATAAGCAATATTGCACTACTTAGAGCTATTTACATAGCAGAGACAGTATCGATAGGGTTCTAGgatttgaaacaaaaatttagtATAATCTTGAGGGACTATATTACATCTTTGGCAGCAGTTCTTGGTTACACAGATCATTTTTCTGGTGAGATGGAGCTACTCTAAGAATCCGTGACAATCAGTTCCAGCTTATCGACCTCCGCCTCCATGTTGAATCCCT includes:
- the RPS6KB1 gene encoding ribosomal protein S6 kinase beta-1 isoform X4 codes for the protein MRRRRRRDGFYPAPDFRDREAEDMAGVFDIDLDQPEDAGSEDELEEGGQLNESMDHGGVGPYELGMEHCEKFEISETSVNRGPEKIRPECFELLRVLGKGGYGKVFQVRKVTGANTGKIFAMKVLKKAMIVRNAKDTAHTKAERNILEEVKHPFIVDLIYAFQTGGKLYLILEYLSGGELFMQLEREGIFMEDTACFYLAEISMALGHLHQKGIIYRDLKPENIMLNHQGHVKLTDFGLCKESIHDGTVTHTFCGTIEYMAPEILMRSGHNRAVDWWSLGALMYDMLTGAPPFTGENRKKTIDKILKCKLNLPPYLTQEARDLLKKLLKRNAASRLGAGPGDAGEVQAHPFFRHINWEELLARKVEPPFKPLLQSEEDVSQFDSKFTRQTPVDSPDDSTLSESANQVFLGFTYVAPSVLESVKEKFSFEPKIRSPRRFIGSPRTPVSSSLS